The Moorella glycerini genomic interval CCTTCGCCCGGGTTACGGATAAGATATACTCGCTTTTGTTCTAAGAAGGAACAAGAGGACGGGTTTGATACCCGCCCCCTTTAGCTCTTATGCGGACAAAAAGCCCTCCCTGTCCGCCTTGAAAACCCGGAAATTCCTCTCCTGGCAAGGGAGGTTTACCTCTGCTCCAGGGGAACATACTTTCTTTTACCTATCACATTCTTGTAGGCCGGTCTAATAATCCTGCCCCCGCTTACCAGCTCTTCCAGCAGGTGGGCACACCAGCCGGAGATTCTGGCTATGGCAAAAATTGGTGTATAAAGTTCCACGGGAATATTTAACATCTTGTACACAAAACCCGAATAGAAGTCCACATTGGGAGCGATAATCTTTTCATTTCCTTTTTTTGAGGCAAATAATTCGGGTCCAACTTTTTCTATGGTCAGGTAGAGGCCGAATTCATCTTCCATGTTTTTCTCTTTAGCCAGTTCAGCAGCTTTGGCTTTTAATAATACGGCCCGTGGATCGGACAGGGTGTAAACGGCATGGCCAAGGCCATATATTAATCCTTTTTTGTCAAAGGCTTCCTTGTTGAGAATTTTAGTCAGGTAATATTTAACTTCTTCTTCATCGGCCCAGTCTTTTACATTGTTCTTTATATCATCCATCATTTCCATAACTTTAATATTGGCGCCGCCATGCTTGGGACCCTTTAACGAACCCACCGCTGCCGCAATAACCGAATATATATCAGTTCCCGTGGAAGAAACCACATGGACGGTAAAAGTTGAGTTGTTCCCCCCGCCGTGCTCGGCATGGAGTACCAGTGAAAGGTCCAGCAATTCAGCTTCCAGGCGGGTATAATGGTTATCAGGTCTAATCATGTACAGGAAATTTTCTGCTATACTCAGGTCCTTCTGCGGCAGATGAATATATAGACTTTGGTTTTCATAAAAATGGGCTTTAGCCTGGTAACCATAAGCTACCATGATGGGGAAGCGGGCAATCAGCTCAATACTCTGCCTGACGACGTTTTTGATACTTAAATCATCCGGGTTTTTATCGTAGGAATAAGATGCTAAAACGCTCCTCGCTAATTTATTCATAATATCATTACTGGGAGCTTTTAAAATCATGTCTTCAACAAATCCCTCAGGAAGGAAGCGATTTTCTGCAAGGAGATTGCTAAAGTTATCCAGTTCCTGGCGGTTAGGCAGTTCCCCAAAGAGAAGGAGATAAGAAACTTCCTCAAAACCAAAGCGTCCTTCCGCCTGGAAATTCTTAACAATATCCCAGATATCAATTCCCCGGTAGAGCAACCGCCCTTCATCGGGAATCCTTTCGCCTTCATCTAGAATGTAACCGTGAACTTCCCCGATCTCCGTAAGCCCTACCAGCACGCCGGTGCCATCGCTGTTGCGCAAGCCCCGTTTTACATTGTATTTTTCATATAAAGTGGGCTCGATGTAATTATTTTTTTCAGCCAGTGCAGCAAGTCGTTCCAGGTAGCTCTTGTCTTCTATCTGCACATTAATACATCCTTTCTACAAGGATAAAGTTACTTATCCTTTATATATTCTTCACCAAAACTTGTTTTCCTTTTTTGCAGGGGAAAAATTCAGGTTCAAGTTACCCCCGGACGGCCGTAAGCCTGTTTTGTTGATGCCCCTGGCGCAACGCGGGGAAAAATACCATAAGTTGTCCCCGGGAAGCAGTTATTTTATAGCTAAACCCCGGCAATAAAAGTTTGTATGAGGTGCTGAATCCTGTTCTAAGATAACGTATAAGTTTTTGACAGTCCAAAAATCCAGTAGAATCAAGGCTGGACGGGATTTGACAGAATAAAGAAGCCCAAAAGAGCAGGTTTTGCGAAAACGCCCCTACCTTAAGGTGGAATGGTGCTAGCGGGCCATACGTAAACCAGAGTATCGTGAAGTGCAGCCAGATGGGCGAATACGTCACTGGATATATGTCCCGGAGCTGGGAAAATACTTGCGAGTGGTAACCCTGGAAGATGGCTAAACGGTTCACAATGCCTTTCCTGATCGCAATTTTAAAATTGCAACCACCAAAGAGGGGTGAAAATATGAAATTCCATTACTACGCGGATACTGACACCCTGTATTTTGTTTAGAGCCGGTATTCCACGGTTTTTTGCCGGGCCAGGACGTCGTAAAGCCTGGGAAGACGAGGGCAAAATTGCCGGCAAGGGGCCGCACGGCTCCGGCAGGTTATTATAACAAGGCCCGCCCCGGTGGATAAGGCGGGCCTTTTCCCGGACCTGCGCCCGGCAAAAAATCACTGCTCCAATTGTTTCTTCATCACGGCGATCTCGTCCGGGGAAAGCCCCGTAGCCTTAATTATGGTTTCAATGTCAACGTTGAGCAAAAGCAGGTTCCGGGCCACTTCCCGTTTGCCTTTCAGTTCGCCTTCCAGTTTTCCTTCCAGTTTCCCTTTCTGTTCGCCTTCTTTTAGGCCTTTTAGCAAAGCCTGCTGCTGCATCTCTTCCAGGGTTAATTCCAGGTTGTAAATCATCCGTTCCACCTCCCAGGGATTGCTTGCGTCCAGGATGCCGTCGATTTTTGCGCTAAAATCTCCAGGTATTCTGGGCTTGACGACGTTCTTCAGCCAGGTCGTAAAATGGCGGAACTCATCAGGCGTGAGCCGCCTTAAAATACCTGATAGTTTCTGCAACCTTCCAACCAGGTCTTCCGGGTGCATCCTCTGGTCCAAAAGAAAGATGCCGGCTATCAGATTGGCCACCCTGATTAGCTCTTCTTCGTTGTAACGGTTGACGTCAAATAGCAGGTAGCGGTAGTCCAGAAAATGCCCGCTGAAGTCTTGGTAACCGTCTAGCATTTCTTTGAAGGAGAGCGCCGCCGTCCAGGAGCCGGCCCCGTTGTAGAGCACCGCCGGGATGATGGGCGGCAGGCGGAAATGCTTGCTCTCCCGCTCGTGCTGCGGGGTGTTGTTGTAGATTTCCCGCCAGATTTCAACCATATAGAGCAGCAGCCGGAAAGGGATCAGGTAGTCTACCGTTGACTGCAGCTCCAGCAGGACGTAAAAGATGACGTTTCTATCTTTGGTCTTGAGCCGGTAGACGATATCGGCTTCTTTCTCGCTGAAATCCTGGAGGACGTAGGACTTGTTCACCAGATGAGGTCGTCGGCGTCAATGGCCTCCACCCAGTCTTCCCGGACGAAGGTCTTCAGCAGTTCCAGGAATACCCTTTTGTCGGCCAGGAGCTGCCTGTAACCCTTGTCGTGGGGGTGGTGGGGAGGCCGGGGTTGCCCTTCGTTTTCTGGCAAGGGATCACCTTCTTCTGGATTTTATTATAGCATATTTCTGGAAAATGGGGATACTTTTCTGAAAGCCTGCGCTTCCCGCTTCCTGAATTTACAAAGAATGTTACGATTCACCGGCCGCAGCGGCAGCGATAAATGGTTTTAATACTTTCCAGGACCAGCTTATTACCCGGAATACCGGGCAAGGAAAAGCCTGCTTCTCCTGGCAGTTAAACGTAAAAAGCATAAGCTTTTTGCGAAGATCGGATAACCTTGGAGGAAACTGGTAGTTTGTGTCGAATTTTTAACTTGATTAGCGGAAACGGAACCCTAGCAATATGATAGCTGTGAGACGAGGAAGCTGGGGCAAATATTTCGATCCGGCCTTTATCCCTGGTGATAAAAAGGGAGAAAACCCCTTGATAAATTCAGAATAGATTCCGGGACCGGACCAGAAAACGGTCTCGAAGGGAGGGCCGAAAATCTTGTTAGCCTTGCCGGAAAAAAGCATCCTGCTAGTGGAAGACTCGAACCTAACCAGGTTTTCCTCCAGGAGAACACTGGAGGAGAAGGGCTACCTGGTGGACGAAGCCGCGAGCGGCCAGGAGGCGCTGGTTAAGGCCAGGGGAAAAGGAGAACCGTACGACCTGGTGATCCTCGACATCCACCTCCCGGGAATGGACGGCCTGGGAGTGCTGGAGAACCTCAAGCGCCTGCCGGAATACCGGTACGTCCCGGTGATGGTGGTAACGGTCGAGAGCAACGTCGCCGTGGTTAGGCGGGCTATAGAGCTGGGGGCGGTCGAATACCTCTGCAAGCCCTACTCGTTAGAGGAGCTGGTGCGCCGCGTAGAGAAACTGATAGGTCCTGGCGCCCGGGGAGAAGCTGCCCCCACAGGACTGCTCCATAAAGTACTTAGAAATGAAATCAACCGGGCGAGCAGGGGCGGGCTAAATGTAGCCCTGGTTCTGGCCAGGTCGGAAAGGTTGGGCAAGGGAAAGATAGGGGAATGCGCCAGGCAGGCGCGGCGGCGCTTGCGCGAAATAGACACCGTCATCGAGCTTAGCAAGAGTACGCTGGCGATAGTCCTCCCACATACGGGGAAAGAAGGCGCACAGGTGGTAACGACGAAACTGGAGGGCTTCCTGTCATTTAGCACATTAAATTAACCACCGTTTTTCAAATTAAAGTAACTCACGCCGCCGGCACAAACTGCAAGATTATCAAATTACAGCACCCCAAATTCTCAGGAATTGCACATTAGCACAATAAAATCCCCAAAGAAAAAAGCCGCTCAACGCGGCCTAAAAAGAAGGGGCCTTGAACCGTTCCGCCAATTTTTTATCAAGGGCAGCCAGGCGTTTTCTCTGGAAATCAAATCCTTGTTCCAGTTGCAACTGGCAAATAAAGCTGTAATAATGGGGTTCCTCGCGGGCGGTATAGAAAGACTCCAGGTATTTTAGCAATTCAGCGTAAAGGTCGCGGGCGAAATCCAATACCGGGCGTTCCAATTCCTCACCGTAGGACCCAAAAGTATTCGCCCAGAGGACGAAAGCCAGGATCTCCAGGAGACTTTCCACGTCTCTGGGGGAATCAAGCTTAAGCATAGCCACCACCCTTAAAGGCCAATTTCGGTAGCTGCCTGGCGTACCACATCAGCACTAATCAGCTGGGCTTTAAGCTGGGCGCCCCAGAGGAGGGAAGTCAGGGCCAGGTTGTTCACCAGGCGCGGCCAGCCGCGGGAGCGAGAAGCGATGGCCTCGACGGCAGGCGGCTCAAATAAAGGCCTGGTAGCCCCCACCAGGGATAAATGGTGCTCCAGGTAGGCGCCCACCTCCTCACGGTTTAAAGGTTCCACCTGGAAGCGAACCACCAGGCGTTGGGCCAGAGACTGGGTCTGGTTCAACTCCAAGCGGCTCAACAAAAAAGGCAAGCCGGCCAGGACCAGGATAAAAGGATTAAAGGCGTCCATGGCGAAATTAAAGAGCAGGGCCAGGTCCAGCAGGAATTTGGGGTTAGCCAGGTGCATCTCATCCAGGATGAAGACGGGCGTAATCTTTTTATCCCGGAAGAACACCTGGACCGCCTGCTGGATCTGGTGAAAAAGGTCAATCTTGCGGAAAGACGGTTCTTCCCCCAGGCCCCGGGCCAAACCGCGGTAAAAATCCATGACCGTCCCTGTGGCCAGGGGCAAATAAATAACCTTAAAGAGGGCCGGGTTTAAATTAGCACAAAAGACCCGCAAGGCAAAGGTCTTACCGGCTCCCGGTTCTCCCACCAGGACCCCCATGCCCCGGACGCGGGATAAATACTCCAGCCGGGCCCTCGTTTCTTTTAAACTGCAGGAAAGGAAGGCATCCTGGGGTTTTAGCTCCTTGCCAAAAGGAGCCCCTTTTAAGCCATAAAAAGCCTGGTACATTCTAGTTTTGGCCCCCTCCCTGTAAGCTGGCAAAAGAAAGTTTGCTCTCCCGCTTTGCCCGGGCGTTAACACTGAGCGCCACCGGCTGTGCCACCGCCACCTCTTTACCGGCCACAAAAATCAAGACCCGCTCCAGTTTTTCCGGGTCAAAGCGCACCTCCACCCGGTTGCCGATAAATTGAGGCGGCACCTCAAAAAGGCGCTTGTTAATGGAGATAGTAGCATCATGATGTACCCGCCGTTCCTCCCGCTTGAAAAAAAGCGGCTCCAGAACAGCCGGGTCGCTCACCATCTTAACCTGGCTGAACTGGGACATAAACTTATCCAGGGGGCTCATACCCAAAGCACTGTGGACCTGGCGGTGATAATCTTCCTCCAGCCACTGCCAGAAAGAGCGGTTCAAGTTATCCAGAGATTTAAGGTGTTCATCTTTAACCAGGGGCAAGAAACGCTGCCTGACGGTCAAGAAGAACCTTTCGATCTTACCCTTGCTCTGCGGGTCATAGGGTTTAGTATTGATCAAGGCTATCCCCAGGGCCGCGCAGGCCAGCTGCAGCTGCTCCGAACGATAGATTTTACCATTATCCACGTAGACCATCTGCGGAATGCCCCGGCGTAAGATAGCCTCCTTGAAGACCACCTTCAAAGACTCAAACTTCTCGGAAGTAAAAAACTGGGCAAAAGTCACCAGGCGGGAACAATCATCGATAAAAGCAAAGAGGAAAGTAGCCACCTTTTTGTTGCCAACGCGAAGGTAAGGCCCGGCCGCCACATCCCCCTGCCAGAGGGTATTCACCGTATCATAGGCAAAGCGTTTCCGTTCCGGCTCCCGCCGCATCTCCCGGCCTAAAAGCCCCCTGGATTTCAGGAAACGGTAAATGGTAGCGTAAGAAACGGCGTCCGGTAAAATAACACCTTTAGCCACCAGTTGTTCATAAAAGACAGAAGCCGGACAGGAACGCTCCTCCTGGCGCAGGGCCAGGAGTTGCTCCTGTAACTCCGGGGATAAGGCCCGCGGCCTTCCCCGGTCAGAACGCCTTTTCGGTTTTAACCCCTCAAACCCCTCGCGGCGGTAATCCCTGAGCCAGCTGGCAATGGTCTGGGGGCTATAGTCGCAGAGGCCATAATACGGTACTTCATGGGGTCTGGCCGTAATACTCTCCAGGTAGGCCTTCCTGCTGGCTACCTGACCCTGCAACAACGGCGCAATCAAGCTAAAGCGAAAAAGAGCGATATTTTCCCGGTCCTTCTCGTCCATCACAACCCCTCCCCAGGATTTAAGGTTAACCGGTCCGGTCATTTACCAGTTTAACCTTAACCTGTCCCCCAGGACAGGCAAAAGGTGTGTGGTGGCTAATGTAGCAGGGAGGCTTTACGGAACCGGGGAAAGCATGGTAAAATTAATTAGCCATAAAATTGCGCCGGAAATGATTATGGAACCTTTGGGAAAAGGTTTCGGCGTTGGGGAACGCGGCAATCATTTCCAGCAATTTTATGGCCCTTTGTTTAAATTCCGGCGGGATTATTTCCTGGTAACCCTGCTCCCGGAAGAAGGCCTGGATGCAATTCATGTTCTTCGCCCAACGGCGGCGGTAGAACTGGAGCAGCTGGTAGTAAATAAGGAGGCGGGCCTTGGAGAAGAAATATATGAGACAGTCCAGAATGAACTTAAGGGAATACTGGTAATACGGCAGGAGAAAGGAAGGCAAAAGAGAGAAGGTGTGCCGGCAGGAGCGGCACCAAAAGCGGCAGATGGGCAGCTGTAGCCACTTTTCCGAGTCACTACCGGCATTACGCCAGTAAAAACCATGCCGCTTTAGAGCCTGCCGGGCCATACAGATAGGGCAAGACTCTATGACGGGAAACTCATTTTTCTTACCCCGGGCAGCATAATCCTCCAGGGAAATACCGAAATTGTATACCAGTTGCATAAACAGCCCCCCAGAATAATTTGCTAAAATTATATCACTTTGGGGGAACTGTTACATGTTATCTCGATATTTTAAATTGATAAAGTTAGGACTAGTTTTAAGGATGATAGTGTGCTAAATGACAGCTTCCTGCCCGGGACGTGGAGCTACGGGATTGCGGTATACCCCGACAACGGGAAGGACGGGGAAGGGCTTTTCGCTTACGCCGAAGCTTCTTTAAAAGAAAGCTGGAAGAATAAAGGCCGCGAAGAATTGGCCCAGCAGCATGATATTGATACTTAGTTTTTAACGAAAACTGTCAACCGCCAGCAAGGCAGCGACCAGTAGAAAGAGAACAGCCGCAGTTCTGCCGATAAAAACCGCCCAAAAACCTGTTTATTATTCTACGAGAAGGGTCGAGATGGACGGCAAAAAAATGCATTAGAGAGTTGTATTTTAAAGCGGGACACTCTGTTGGGGCCACAAGCCGTAAGGTTGCAAGTGGCTCTTCCTGTTAATAAATCTGCCCCTTTACATAAAATACAGGACATGCAGGGTTAATCCCCTGGAGACGCATAATCGAGACTACCGGCTGCGGGCAGCAGACGGCTTTTTACCTGGAGGTAGGCTGATGGACAGGGTTCCGGAGAAGAAAATACTCATAGTAGAGGACAGCAGGCTTCAGGCCCAGATAGCGGCGGATATCCTCAGCAGGCACGGATATATGACTGAAATTGCCCTCACCGCAAAAGAAACTCTGCAAAAGGCATCCGGTCCGGGGTGTCCCGACCTCATTTTGATGGATATTGACCTGGGAGAAGGGATGGACGGAACGGCGCTCGCCAGACGCATTCAGCAGGTTAAAGACGTCCCCGTGGTATTTCTCACCGCCATCTCCACCCAGGAGGCTCTAGAGCAAGTCCGGTCGGTCACGCGCTACGGGTATGTTCTGAAGGGCGCCCCGGAACACGTGCTGTTGTCCACCGTAGAGATGGCCCTGAAGCTCCATGAAGCCCTCTCCCTGGCGCAAATGTACCGCAGGATAGTCGAAGACTCCTTGACGGAGGTCTATATCTTTCATCCCGATACGTTGAAGTTCCTGGCGGTCAACCGGGGGGCCAGCGAGAACCTTGGCTACGCCGAAGAAGAACTTTTGGACATGAACATCCTGCAGCTAATGCCGGAGTTTGACCGGGAGAGCTTCAGAGCCCTTCTGGCTCCTTTACAGCAGGGCCAAAAAAAGAAAAGATCATATTTGACGCCAAGCACCGCCGGAAAGACGGCTCCCTCTACCCGGTGGAGACACACCTGCAGCTCTTCGGCCATGGGAAAGGCAGCATAGGCGTGGCCTTCATATTGGATTTGACAGAACGTAAGAAAATGGAAGAGAAACTGAGGCAGCAGGGAGAGTTTCTGCGGTCGCTCCTGGCCACCCTGCCCGTCGGGATCTTTATCATCGACCCCGCATCCCACCGCATCGAGAAGGTAAACCTGGAAGCGGCCGCCATGATTGGAGCCGCACCCGAAGAGATCGAAGGCAGATCCTGCCGGGAATTTTTCATACAATCCGCAGAAAGCTGTCCCATTACTGCCTCGAATGAAGAGGTTGACCGCTCCGAAAGGCTTTTACGCCGGAAGGACGGGCTGGAGATCCTCGTGCTCAAGACGGTCAAGCGCGTGCGGACGGACAGTGGGGAGAAACTGGTGGAAACCTTTATAGACATCTCCGAACGCAAATACCTGGAGGAAGAGCTTTACCGCCTCTCCATCACCGACCCCCTGACCGGCGCTTACAACCGCCGCTATTTTTTAGAAATGCTGGCAAGAGAAATTGAGCGTACGCGGCGGACGGGACTTCCCTTTGCCCTAATCATGTTTGACTTGGACCACTTCAAGAGTATAAACGACCGTTTCGGACACGCCGCTGGCGATCGAGTTCTTAAGAGCTTGGTGGCCGCATTTAAGGAGAGGCTGCGCAAGACAGATTGCCTTGCCCGCTGGGGCGGGGAAGAATTCGTGATCCTTTTGCCCGACACGACCGCGGAAGGGGCCGCCGGTCTGGCAGAAGAACTCCGCCGCCGGCTGAGCCAGATGGAGATTCCGGGTGTGGGGCAAGTGACGGCCAGCTTCGGGGTGACCGGATATTATACTGGAGACACCGTAGACACCATCACCCAGAGAGTAGACAGTATGCTGTACAGGGCCAAGGAAAATGGGCGGAACTGTGTATGCGCCTACCAGTAAAGTAGTCCGGCAGCACGGACGGCCACAGATGGCACGAAGGTGAAGAAAGCAAAATCATTATTGGCCCCTGGGAGGAGCATAAAAGCTCTCCCCGGGGGCTCCTGCTTTTGGCAGTCGGCAGGGGAAAAGAATCTTAGCAGCCCGAAAACCCTGATAACAAAAGATTTTTTAGGGATAATGAATTCTGTTCTAAGATCTGGTATAATATGATAAAATAGTGGTACCTGAAGATGGTATCCAATAGGGGGTCATAGCCACGGTGGACGCTGGGCCTTTACCCCAGGTAGGTATAGGGATGGTCATTGGCCTGCTCGAAATGCTGGAGGATGTCCGGGGGAGGGAAGATATCTTTAAACTGGCCGGCAGTCTTTCGATGGAACTGGATGATATCGGACCGGTCATAGAGGCAGCTAAGGTGTTGGGCTTTATTGAAACTACCAATGGCGATATTACCCTGACCGGTCTGGGCACCCGGCTGCTCAATGCTGACATCAACGAGCGGAAAGATATAATTGCCAGCCGATTACAGCAGTTACCGGTTTTTAAAGAGGTCTTGCAGCTAATTAATTCGAGGCGTAGCCGGCAGGTGCGGCGGGATCAGGTTATCAGCAGCTTTGCCCGCCGGATGTCTGATGAAGATGCCGAACTCCTGTTTAAAACCGTCGTCGACTGGGGCCGCTTTGCCGGGATTATCGGCTATGATACCAAAGGAGAAGTTTTATACCTGGATAAGGGAGAATAAAGATTATCTAACTGGCCCTTGACAAACAGGTCAGGGGCCAGTATAATTAACACTGCTATGGGGCTATAGCTCAGTTGGGAGAGCGCTTGAATGGCATTCAAGAGGTCAGGGGTTCGACTCCCCTTAGCTCCACCAGAAAAGCAAAACATTGCAAGGGTTTTCGGAACCGTGAACAGCTTCTTGTAGGTAGAAACAGGAAGCTGTTCACATTTTGTTCACCTGCAACCTCCAGGGCCGGCAGTCATGAATTGCTGGCCTTTTTTGTGTCCCCGCCGCCGAAAAGGAAGGGATCGTCAACCGGATCCTGCACGACAGCTTTGAGCAGACCCTGCGGGTGGTGCTGGACGAAGTGGCGGTGACCAACGAAAATCTGCTGGAGCTGCACCAGTTCCGGCCCAACGAAGCGGTGATGGTGACCATTACGCCCGATAAATGAACGTGATGGAGCTTCTGGGACCGGGGACAAAAACGGCAGCGGGCGACATTAAGGGTGAAGAAGAACTCTTTATCACGGACGATAGCGGCGTTGCTAACAGCGGGGGCCAGGTGGTAAAGGAGTAGAAGTTCAAAGTTTAGGGGCAAAGAACTGCCCTTTTTATTTTTAGAAAAAGGATTCAATGACCACCATATAGAATTTATTAGCAGCAGAACCAAAAACAACATACAT includes:
- a CDS encoding citrate/2-methylcitrate synthase; this translates as MEDKSYLERLAALAEKNNYIEPTLYEKYNVKRGLRNSDGTGVLVGLTEIGEVHGYILDEGERIPDEGRLLYRGIDIWDIVKNFQAEGRFGFEEVSYLLLFGELPNRQELDNFSNLLAENRFLPEGFVEDMILKAPSNDIMNKLARSVLASYSYDKNPDDLSIKNVVRQSIELIARFPIMVAYGYQAKAHFYENQSLYIHLPQKDLSIAENFLYMIRPDNHYTRLEAELLDLSLVLHAEHGGGNNSTFTVHVVSSTGTDIYSVIAAAVGSLKGPKHGGANIKVMEMMDDIKNNVKDWADEEEVKYYLTKILNKEAFDKKGLIYGLGHAVYTLSDPRAVLLKAKAAELAKEKNMEDEFGLYLTIEKVGPELFASKKGNEKIIAPNVDFYSGFVYKMLNIPVELYTPIFAIARISGWCAHLLEELVSGGRIIRPAYKNVIGKRKYVPLEQR
- a CDS encoding response regulator, translating into MLALPEKSILLVEDSNLTRFSSRRTLEEKGYLVDEAASGQEALVKARGKGEPYDLVILDIHLPGMDGLGVLENLKRLPEYRYVPVMVVTVESNVAVVRRAIELGAVEYLCKPYSLEELVRRVEKLIGPGARGEAAPTGLLHKVLRNEINRASRGGLNVALVLARSERLGKGKIGECARQARRRLREIDTVIELSKSTLAIVLPHTGKEGAQVVTTKLEGFLSFSTLN
- a CDS encoding ExeA family protein, whose product is MYQAFYGLKGAPFGKELKPQDAFLSCSLKETRARLEYLSRVRGMGVLVGEPGAGKTFALRVFCANLNPALFKVIYLPLATGTVMDFYRGLARGLGEEPSFRKIDLFHQIQQAVQVFFRDKKITPVFILDEMHLANPKFLLDLALLFNFAMDAFNPFILVLAGLPFLLSRLELNQTQSLAQRLVVRFQVEPLNREEVGAYLEHHLSLVGATRPLFEPPAVEAIASRSRGWPRLVNNLALTSLLWGAQLKAQLISADVVRQAATEIGL
- a CDS encoding helix-turn-helix domain-containing protein; translated protein: MDEKDRENIALFRFSLIAPLLQGQVASRKAYLESITARPHEVPYYGLCDYSPQTIASWLRDYRREGFEGLKPKRRSDRGRPRALSPELQEQLLALRQEERSCPASVFYEQLVAKGVILPDAVSYATIYRFLKSRGLLGREMRREPERKRFAYDTVNTLWQGDVAAGPYLRVGNKKVATFLFAFIDDCSRLVTFAQFFTSEKFESLKVVFKEAILRRGIPQMVYVDNGKIYRSEQLQLACAALGIALINTKPYDPQSKGKIERFFLTVRQRFLPLVKDEHLKSLDNLNRSFWQWLEEDYHRQVHSALGMSPLDKFMSQFSQVKMVSDPAVLEPLFFKREERRVHHDATISINKRLFEVPPQFIGNRVEVRFDPEKLERVLIFVAGKEVAVAQPVALSVNARAKRESKLSFASLQGGGQN
- a CDS encoding DUF6431 domain-containing protein, which encodes MQLVYNFGISLEDYAARGKKNEFPVIESCPICMARQALKRHGFYWRNAGSDSEKWLQLPICRFWCRSCRHTFSLLPSFLLPYYQYSLKFILDCLIYFFSKARLLIYYQLLQFYRRRWAKNMNCIQAFFREQGYQEIIPPEFKQRAIKLLEMIAAFPNAETFSQRFHNHFRRNFMAN
- a CDS encoding response regulator, whose translation is MDRVPEKKILIVEDSRLQAQIAADILSRHGYMTEIALTAKETLQKASGPGCPDLILMDIDLGEGMDGTALARRIQQVKDVPVVFLTAISTQEALEQVRSVTRYGYVLKGAPEHVLLSTVEMALKLHEALSLAQMYRRIVEDSLTEVYIFHPDTLKFLAVNRGASENLGYAEEELLDMNILQLMPEFDRESFRALLAPLQQGQKKKRSYLTPSTAGKTAPSTRWRHTCSSSAMGKAA
- a CDS encoding GGDEF domain-containing protein, giving the protein METHLQLFGHGKGSIGVAFILDLTERKKMEEKLRQQGEFLRSLLATLPVGIFIIDPASHRIEKVNLEAAAMIGAAPEEIEGRSCREFFIQSAESCPITASNEEVDRSERLLRRKDGLEILVLKTVKRVRTDSGEKLVETFIDISERKYLEEELYRLSITDPLTGAYNRRYFLEMLAREIERTRRTGLPFALIMFDLDHFKSINDRFGHAAGDRVLKSLVAAFKERLRKTDCLARWGGEEFVILLPDTTAEGAAGLAEELRRRLSQMEIPGVGQVTASFGVTGYYTGDTVDTITQRVDSMLYRAKENGRNCVCAYQ
- a CDS encoding AAA-associated domain-containing protein; translated protein: MDAGPLPQVGIGMVIGLLEMLEDVRGREDIFKLAGSLSMELDDIGPVIEAAKVLGFIETTNGDITLTGLGTRLLNADINERKDIIASRLQQLPVFKEVLQLINSRRSRQVRRDQVISSFARRMSDEDAELLFKTVVDWGRFAGIIGYDTKGEVLYLDKGE